A region from the Pirellulaceae bacterium genome encodes:
- a CDS encoding cysteine desulfurase family protein, translating to MKSIYLDHNATTPIDPRVVAAMQDCYARIGANAGSQHRAGRAARLTLDDAREAIATLLGGEISSAADQFVITSGGTEANNLGILGRAQGEPGRMIISSIEHPSTIAAAGELAQRGWQIDWLKALQSGSICLTHLEELLQNGQPARLVSVMLANNETGVIQPIGEVVERCRAHGVPVHTDAVQVAGKTPIKFRELGVDSLSVAAHKFHGPAGIGGLLVRNGSQLRPILFGGSQQLGMRPGTEPVALVVGMLAALRFWAAESSERHERMESGRKRLESALCEDSTAVVNGTDPRLPHTLNISFCGLDRQAILMALDLAGVACSTGSACASGSSEPSPVLLAMGLDPERIESSLRLSLGATTQPEEIEEAAVRILKTIKHLRQSETAANSRSEPREIRPESV from the coding sequence ATGAAATCTATCTACCTTGATCACAATGCAACGACCCCGATTGATCCGCGCGTCGTTGCCGCCATGCAGGATTGTTACGCTCGAATCGGAGCGAACGCGGGCAGCCAACACCGTGCGGGCCGAGCAGCTCGATTGACCTTGGACGATGCACGAGAGGCGATTGCAACTCTGCTAGGCGGGGAAATATCTTCGGCGGCTGATCAGTTCGTAATTACCAGTGGTGGTACGGAAGCCAATAATTTGGGGATTTTAGGTCGAGCACAGGGCGAACCTGGACGCATGATCATCTCTTCCATTGAGCATCCCAGTACGATTGCTGCGGCAGGTGAATTAGCACAACGCGGATGGCAGATTGATTGGTTGAAAGCGCTGCAAAGCGGTTCGATTTGTCTAACTCATCTGGAAGAGTTACTCCAAAACGGTCAGCCAGCCCGTCTGGTAAGTGTGATGTTGGCAAACAATGAAACTGGAGTCATCCAGCCCATCGGGGAAGTCGTCGAACGTTGCCGAGCCCATGGCGTTCCGGTTCACACGGATGCGGTTCAAGTTGCCGGCAAAACTCCGATTAAGTTTCGAGAACTGGGTGTCGACAGCCTCAGTGTCGCAGCTCACAAATTCCATGGTCCCGCCGGCATTGGCGGTCTGTTGGTACGAAATGGGAGTCAATTACGGCCGATCTTATTTGGCGGATCCCAACAACTTGGGATGCGACCCGGCACGGAACCGGTAGCGCTGGTGGTGGGAATGCTGGCGGCACTCCGTTTTTGGGCTGCGGAGTCATCGGAGCGACACGAGCGGATGGAATCGGGTCGAAAACGGCTAGAATCGGCCCTTTGTGAGGATTCAACCGCAGTGGTTAACGGCACGGATCCGCGGCTGCCACATACGCTGAATATCTCATTTTGCGGCCTGGATCGGCAGGCAATTCTCATGGCGTTGGATTTGGCAGGCGTGGCCTGTTCCACCGGATCGGCCTGTGCCAGTGGCTCGAGCGAACCTTCCCCCGTCTTGCTGGCCATGGGGCTCGATCCTGAGCGAATCGAGAGCTCCCTTCGACTTAGCCTGGGCGCCACCACGCAGCCGGAGGAGATTGAGGAGGCTGCTGTTCGTATCCTCAAGACTATCAAACATTTAAGGCAATCAGAAACAGCCGCAAATTCACGCTCTGAGCCTCGCGAAATACGACCAGAATCGGTATAA
- the scpB gene encoding SMC-Scp complex subunit ScpB: MLSRSSIPAIALKSVACRYRHWSTGLIASLASTGPAAIQQAGSSEPSLPEDTDAAKMQRMEAVLFLAREPLSSRKVSQYANLADGTEARTLVRRLNERLDKMNRAFRIQEVAGGFQLTTRAKFAKWLCRLDHVPTQLRLSAPSMETLAVVAFRQPVIRSEIEAIRGVSCGDILNQLMSRDLVRVGGRSDELGRPYLYNTTKQFLKVFGLRNLDDLPTCDRLALTPARLPLKSGTPIEMEDPKSTGSVVEEESDVNVSVQEEQHPHDKPTEIESDRMSDREVRMEDEDYDEDEYEYIDEEEDDGAEDDGAEDDELEEEEDGEELEEEEEYEDDDEDDDEDDDEDDDEDDDEDDDEDDDEDDELDDELDDDELDDDELDDDELDDDELDDDELDDDELDDDELDDDEDDGDEDDGDEDHDDEDHDDDDDDDDDDDDKDDKDDDDEDDEDDEEDEDGDEEADSDGFEDDEWVEVEEDDEEGKEDEEEEWEEEEWDDDDEWEEEEGDGKEDGKGDGKEDGKEDGKEE; the protein is encoded by the coding sequence ATGCTTTCGAGAAGTTCAATTCCGGCGATCGCGCTCAAAAGTGTTGCCTGTCGTTATCGGCACTGGTCGACTGGCCTGATAGCCTCGCTAGCGTCAACGGGCCCGGCGGCTATCCAACAGGCCGGCTCCAGCGAGCCATCGTTGCCTGAGGATACCGATGCGGCAAAAATGCAACGAATGGAGGCGGTTTTATTTTTGGCGAGGGAGCCGCTTTCGAGTCGAAAAGTGAGCCAGTATGCCAACTTGGCGGACGGCACGGAAGCTCGTACACTAGTGCGCCGATTGAACGAAAGGCTGGATAAGATGAATCGAGCTTTCCGAATTCAAGAGGTAGCCGGTGGGTTCCAGTTGACAACACGGGCAAAGTTTGCGAAATGGCTTTGTCGACTGGACCATGTGCCAACACAACTGCGGCTATCAGCACCGTCGATGGAGACGTTAGCCGTGGTGGCTTTTCGTCAACCCGTGATTCGCTCCGAGATTGAAGCGATTCGAGGCGTCAGTTGCGGTGACATATTGAATCAGTTAATGTCGCGTGATTTGGTGCGTGTCGGTGGCCGGAGTGATGAACTCGGAAGACCCTATTTGTACAATACGACGAAACAGTTTTTGAAGGTGTTCGGGCTTCGCAATTTGGACGACTTGCCAACATGCGATCGGCTGGCGTTAACGCCAGCCCGTTTGCCGCTGAAGTCCGGCACGCCAATTGAAATGGAAGATCCCAAGTCCACGGGATCGGTGGTTGAGGAGGAATCTGACGTGAACGTCTCGGTTCAAGAAGAACAGCATCCACATGACAAGCCAACTGAAATCGAGTCCGACCGTATGAGCGATCGCGAAGTTCGCATGGAAGATGAAGATTACGACGAAGACGAATACGAATACATCGACGAAGAGGAAGACGATGGAGCGGAAGACGATGGAGCGGAAGACGATGAACTAGAGGAAGAAGAGGACGGCGAAGAGCTAGAGGAAGAAGAAGAGTACGAAGACGACGATGAAGACGACGATGAAGACGATGATGAAGACGATGATGAAGACGATGATGAAGACGATGATGAAGACGATGATGAAGACGATGAACTAGACGATGAACTAGACGACGATGAACTAGACGACGATGAACTAGACGACGATGAACTAGACGACGATGAACTAGACGACGATGAACTAGACGACGATGAACTAGACGACGATGAACTAGACGACGATGAAGACGACGGCGATGAAGACGACGGCGATGAAGACCACGACGATGAAGACCACGACGACGACGATGATGATGATGATGATGACGACGACAAAGACGACAAAGACGATGATGACGAAGATGACGAAGATGACGAAGAAGATGAAGACGGGGACGAAGAGGCCGATAGCGATGGCTTCGAAGATGATGAATGGGTAGAAGTCGAAGAGGACGATGAAGAAGGAAAGGAAGACGAAGAGGAGGAGTGGGAGGAAGAAGAGTGGGATGACGATGATGAGTGGGAAGAAGAAGAAGGAGACGGAAAAGAAGACGGAAAAGGAGACGGAAAAGAAGACGGAAAAGAAGACGGAAAAGAAGAGTAG
- the hemA gene encoding glutamyl-tRNA reductase, protein MKLQLVGCSHHTTPIEVREQLAFSPDQIPVALSKLRSSFPNTEAVLLSTCNRVELYTAAEDAAAAPRDDQIIEFLAGFHGLKANQIANDLFLRERDEAVRHLFRVAASLDSMVMGEAQILSQVKEAYRVANAGDYTGPMTHSAFQGAMRVASRVATETAIHQRRVSIPSVAVADFASQIFERFDDKQVLVIGAGEMGRETLTYLIDAGVQHVTIINRNRQRAEELAKEFNGQTAAWNELSTLLAQADLVISTTGASQPIVTLEDYRRIETARYQRTLFILDLAVPRDFDAAIGDCLGVYLYSVDDLQKTCESNRKKREKEWPKAQRIIDVETDRFLAKWNHRITGPTIRQLHESTDRLKRTEIERLMNKLGDVDEATEKEIQMSFDRLVKKLLHPPLESLRDEAEKGTPHGLLDALKRLFQLRD, encoded by the coding sequence ATGAAACTTCAACTTGTCGGCTGCAGCCATCACACGACACCGATTGAAGTACGTGAGCAACTCGCGTTTAGCCCGGATCAGATTCCAGTTGCTCTTTCGAAGCTCCGCAGCAGCTTTCCCAATACAGAAGCCGTGCTGCTTTCAACCTGCAATCGTGTAGAGCTTTACACGGCAGCCGAAGATGCGGCAGCGGCACCTCGCGACGATCAGATCATCGAGTTCCTGGCCGGATTCCACGGCCTGAAGGCGAACCAGATTGCCAACGATCTTTTCTTACGTGAACGGGATGAAGCCGTCCGTCACCTTTTTCGTGTCGCCGCAAGTTTGGACAGCATGGTGATGGGCGAAGCACAGATCTTGTCTCAGGTCAAAGAAGCCTATCGAGTCGCCAATGCGGGTGATTACACCGGTCCAATGACACATTCTGCCTTTCAAGGCGCGATGCGCGTTGCAAGTCGGGTCGCGACTGAAACGGCTATTCATCAGCGCCGCGTCAGCATCCCAAGTGTTGCAGTTGCGGATTTTGCCAGTCAGATTTTTGAGCGATTCGATGACAAGCAGGTATTAGTAATTGGCGCCGGTGAAATGGGGCGCGAGACCCTGACTTACCTGATCGATGCGGGTGTCCAGCATGTGACGATCATCAATCGCAATCGGCAACGAGCCGAAGAACTCGCGAAGGAATTCAACGGACAGACGGCCGCATGGAATGAATTGTCAACACTACTGGCGCAAGCCGATTTGGTAATTAGTACAACGGGTGCGAGTCAGCCCATCGTCACGCTCGAAGACTACCGTCGCATCGAAACGGCGCGGTATCAACGCACGCTGTTCATTTTGGACTTAGCGGTGCCGAGAGATTTTGATGCGGCTATCGGCGATTGCCTGGGTGTTTACCTCTATTCGGTAGATGATCTCCAGAAGACCTGCGAAAGCAATCGCAAAAAACGCGAAAAGGAGTGGCCCAAGGCACAACGGATCATTGATGTTGAAACCGATCGATTCTTGGCCAAATGGAATCACCGAATCACTGGTCCGACGATTCGCCAATTACACGAATCGACCGATCGGCTCAAACGAACCGAGATTGAGAGATTGATGAACAAACTTGGCGACGTCGACGAAGCAACGGAAAAAGAGATTCAGATGTCGTTCGATCGGCTTGTCAAGAAACTGCTCCATCCCCCGCTGGAATCCTTGCGAGATGAAGCAGAAAAAGGTACGCCTCATGGACTGTTGGATGCCCTGAAAAGACTTTTTCAACTGAGAGACTAG
- a CDS encoding DUF1559 domain-containing protein yields MMQRIFRLSICLLVLGVLSTVGQSSNAAELRTWTDSSGKHKIEAEFVRFNENKVTLKKEDGKRITLVLSKLSDEDQDFVRDLSAPSPSRSTRKRPKSNNVVNSVRGAVYRSQTQNTMRQINLAIANYQSTRNRYPAAAIMTADKKPGLSWRVAILPYIEEKALYDRFRRDEPWDSEHNRKLIEQMPSALKSPGTEAEPGYTNFLAVRLPNSVIAEGRRGVRMQDIRDGTSRTVMIVEADDDHAVIWTKPDDLEWSIEAPTAGLGNIWPGQFFVGFADGRVATLPISTPAKDLQALFTRDGGERVQLDSF; encoded by the coding sequence ATGATGCAAAGAATTTTCCGGCTATCCATTTGTTTGCTGGTCCTTGGCGTTTTATCGACGGTTGGACAGTCGAGCAACGCGGCGGAGTTGCGTACCTGGACAGACAGCAGTGGCAAACACAAGATCGAAGCAGAATTTGTCCGATTCAACGAGAACAAAGTAACGTTGAAAAAGGAAGACGGGAAAAGGATTACACTCGTGCTCTCGAAGTTGAGTGATGAAGACCAGGATTTCGTGCGGGATTTGTCGGCCCCATCTCCAAGTCGATCGACGAGAAAACGTCCAAAATCGAATAATGTAGTTAACTCGGTTCGTGGTGCGGTTTATCGGAGTCAAACGCAGAATACGATGCGTCAAATCAATTTGGCGATTGCAAATTATCAGTCCACTCGCAACCGCTATCCGGCCGCGGCCATAATGACAGCGGACAAAAAGCCAGGTCTCAGTTGGCGCGTTGCCATTTTGCCGTACATCGAAGAAAAGGCATTGTACGATCGTTTTCGACGCGACGAGCCCTGGGACAGTGAGCACAATCGAAAACTCATCGAACAGATGCCGAGTGCGCTGAAATCACCCGGAACGGAAGCCGAGCCGGGATACACGAACTTTCTGGCCGTGCGGTTGCCGAATTCAGTCATCGCCGAAGGACGCCGTGGTGTGCGAATGCAGGATATTCGTGATGGTACGTCCCGAACCGTCATGATTGTCGAGGCAGACGATGATCATGCGGTCATCTGGACCAAGCCCGATGATTTGGAATGGTCGATCGAGGCACCCACAGCCGGTCTCGGCAACATTTGGCCCGGGCAGTTCTTCGTTGGTTTTGCCGATGGCCGAGTTGCTACTTTGCCGATTTCTACACCCGCCAAGGATTTGCAGGCCCTCTTCACGCGAGATGGGGGAGAGCGGGTACAGCTCGACTCGTTTTAA
- a CDS encoding sigma-54 dependent transcriptional regulator yields MSAFSHSNDSGPPIPALIGSSQAMENVYQTIRRVARSNASVLLLGETGTGKELVATAIHRLSLRQGGPFVRVNCGALSESLLESELFGHVRGSFTGALANRTGRFEAAHGGSLFLDEINSTSSQLQVKLLRVLQEREFERVGDTETIRTDTRVIAASNRDLMEEVSEERFREDLYWRLNVVPVEIPALRQRKEDVPELVAFFLNLYNEANDRYVVHIQDAAMEALQAYDWPGNVRELQNYIERAVVMADGDELTVDLLPNSVLNGHPSSHRKLQAADLESLTYAVVERGLVDAGTNEDNLHAKIVNRVERELIAQVMISCNNVQTKAAARLGINRNTLHKKLKEYDLES; encoded by the coding sequence ATGTCCGCTTTCTCCCACTCCAACGATTCAGGGCCTCCCATTCCCGCGCTGATCGGCTCTAGCCAGGCGATGGAGAATGTGTACCAGACGATTCGGCGAGTGGCACGTTCCAATGCATCCGTCCTGTTGCTTGGTGAAACAGGAACGGGTAAGGAGCTTGTCGCAACGGCAATTCATCGTCTCAGCTTGCGACAAGGCGGACCCTTTGTGCGAGTCAATTGCGGAGCCCTGAGTGAGAGCCTACTGGAAAGCGAATTGTTCGGGCATGTGCGTGGTTCATTCACCGGTGCACTCGCAAATCGAACGGGCCGTTTCGAAGCGGCACACGGTGGCTCCTTGTTTCTGGACGAAATCAACAGCACGTCTTCACAGCTGCAAGTCAAGTTGTTGCGAGTCTTACAAGAACGAGAGTTCGAACGCGTCGGCGACACCGAGACCATTCGAACCGACACTCGTGTGATCGCTGCCAGTAATCGTGATCTGATGGAGGAGGTCAGTGAGGAGCGCTTCCGAGAAGATCTCTACTGGCGATTGAATGTGGTCCCGGTGGAGATTCCCGCCCTGAGACAACGTAAAGAGGACGTTCCCGAACTTGTTGCCTTCTTCCTGAATCTCTACAACGAAGCCAATGATCGGTATGTGGTTCATATTCAGGATGCAGCAATGGAAGCACTCCAAGCGTACGATTGGCCGGGAAACGTACGAGAGCTGCAAAACTACATCGAACGGGCCGTCGTGATGGCTGACGGCGATGAACTGACGGTCGATCTCTTGCCCAATTCTGTGCTCAACGGTCATCCGAGCAGTCATCGAAAACTTCAGGCCGCCGATCTGGAAAGTCTGACTTACGCCGTTGTCGAACGTGGGTTGGTCGACGCAGGTACGAATGAAGACAACCTACACGCAAAGATCGTTAACCGAGTGGAGCGCGAGCTGATCGCACAAGTCATGATCAGCTGCAACAACGTTCAAACAAAAGCTGCGGCTCGTCTGGGCATCAATCGCAACACACTGCACAAGAAGCTGAAAGAGTACGATCTCGAGTCCTAA
- a CDS encoding HEAT repeat domain-containing protein produces MSSFRFSSWNTDRRFLLASGTVVLILAIVLPTNLLGQSVPNNPRATELDEKPPEIVDSAAVEAIRATNPTTPEELMHAIDLLIRLDRSDLALEYLQRLAGSGLKIEQLSNLHQRFGTSTILRLIKPELAPEGPAFAKSVFNAAKTIAQNPQRIAADVSQLGSAQREQQLQAARRLLRSGVYAVPSLINAIANSENPQVVRRSKTVLTQLGDESVGPLIAYLSSSNLQLRLTAIAALGRAGSRDGLPYLVYPYLSTTGNSAARAAASQAFKDLIGSPPLTTEARELLKKAAGRAYDGLISQKADLDGLVLSWTWDEKLMAPVPYQLFKADAAALAASRLYRDLHRLHPQNETDLIRSFISRFKLDQAIGLDRPLRQGPGTVHDDAKQAGVNVVNAILHQSLKDKQWLAAVAAAEVLSSFEEPSVLQAAAGQVAPLVLALTNPNRRVRFAAAKAIMKIDPKGSFAGASRLPQAIGYFAGSTGQRKILVLHPSAQQGQNLGGLANQAGFTAEVVTEPAELVNRSIQSPDWELIMISDAIRGPSLWSLITALRADPKSADIPIVLLGFRSDSMLKLEQIANAHPKTLAAPEPIEPELFGQIVARGLNLAGRSAVDGDRRLEQAAFALDWLTRLSREDSNRFSTLLRQQPQVLQALYTPELFELATNLAARFPTSEAQLALTDIANLNTMSVKQRQMAVKAFNESVQSFGLLLNQAEVRHQYDRYNRSEELDTDTQAILGALLDSIESPILANNQPPTKKTD; encoded by the coding sequence ATGAGCTCCTTTCGTTTTTCTTCGTGGAATACCGACCGACGCTTTCTCCTTGCGAGCGGGACAGTGGTCTTGATCCTAGCAATCGTCCTACCGACTAACCTGCTCGGTCAATCCGTGCCGAATAATCCACGAGCCACGGAGCTCGACGAAAAACCACCGGAGATTGTGGATAGCGCGGCCGTCGAGGCAATTCGTGCGACCAACCCAACCACTCCCGAGGAGTTGATGCACGCGATCGACTTGTTGATTCGCTTGGACCGGTCTGATTTGGCACTCGAGTATTTGCAGCGTTTGGCAGGTAGTGGGTTAAAGATCGAGCAATTATCAAATCTCCATCAACGTTTCGGGACCTCGACAATCTTACGACTCATCAAACCGGAATTAGCACCGGAGGGTCCCGCCTTTGCCAAGTCGGTTTTCAATGCAGCAAAAACAATCGCCCAGAATCCACAACGAATTGCCGCCGATGTTTCCCAATTGGGATCCGCTCAGCGCGAGCAACAACTGCAAGCTGCCCGACGACTGTTGCGATCGGGCGTCTACGCAGTTCCATCCCTGATTAACGCCATCGCCAACAGTGAGAATCCACAAGTCGTTCGCCGATCCAAAACCGTCTTAACGCAACTCGGTGACGAAAGTGTGGGTCCGTTAATCGCCTATTTGTCGAGTTCCAACCTACAACTGCGACTCACGGCGATCGCAGCGCTAGGCCGTGCTGGCTCACGGGACGGACTACCTTATCTCGTCTACCCGTATCTATCGACCACGGGAAACTCCGCAGCACGAGCGGCCGCCTCCCAAGCGTTTAAGGATCTGATTGGCAGCCCACCTCTGACGACGGAGGCGCGTGAATTACTGAAAAAAGCAGCCGGGCGCGCTTACGACGGTTTGATTTCTCAAAAAGCCGACCTGGATGGTCTCGTACTCAGCTGGACCTGGGATGAAAAACTCATGGCGCCTGTTCCGTATCAACTGTTCAAAGCCGATGCTGCGGCATTGGCAGCCTCCCGACTCTATCGTGACCTCCACCGCCTTCATCCCCAGAATGAAACCGATCTGATTCGCAGCTTCATCAGTCGTTTCAAATTGGACCAAGCGATTGGACTGGATCGTCCCTTGCGGCAAGGGCCGGGCACGGTGCATGACGATGCCAAGCAAGCCGGCGTGAATGTCGTGAACGCTATTTTGCATCAGAGTTTAAAAGACAAACAATGGCTCGCGGCTGTCGCGGCTGCCGAAGTTTTATCTTCTTTTGAAGAGCCGAGCGTGTTGCAAGCAGCAGCCGGCCAGGTCGCGCCCCTGGTTTTGGCACTCACGAATCCGAATCGCCGCGTTCGTTTTGCTGCCGCAAAAGCAATCATGAAAATCGATCCCAAAGGGTCCTTTGCCGGTGCAAGTCGCTTGCCCCAAGCAATCGGATACTTTGCGGGCTCCACAGGACAGCGAAAGATTCTGGTTCTTCATCCATCCGCACAACAGGGCCAAAATCTGGGAGGGCTGGCCAATCAAGCAGGCTTTACCGCAGAAGTGGTGACCGAACCGGCTGAACTGGTCAATCGATCCATCCAATCTCCCGACTGGGAGCTGATCATGATCAGTGACGCAATCCGTGGGCCTAGTCTCTGGTCGTTGATAACCGCCCTCCGAGCTGATCCGAAGTCCGCCGACATTCCGATCGTGTTGTTAGGATTTCGTTCTGACTCAATGCTAAAGCTGGAACAAATCGCCAATGCCCATCCCAAAACTCTTGCCGCGCCAGAACCGATTGAGCCCGAATTATTCGGGCAAATCGTCGCCCGAGGATTAAATTTAGCGGGACGATCCGCGGTTGATGGTGACCGACGCTTAGAACAAGCTGCCTTCGCACTTGACTGGCTGACCCGTCTATCGCGAGAAGATTCCAACCGATTTTCTACTTTATTGAGGCAGCAACCCCAGGTCCTCCAAGCGCTCTACACGCCCGAGCTTTTCGAACTGGCGACCAACCTGGCAGCCCGTTTTCCCACCTCGGAGGCTCAACTTGCTCTGACCGACATCGCAAACCTCAACACCATGTCCGTCAAACAACGGCAAATGGCTGTGAAAGCTTTTAACGAATCGGTTCAGTCTTTTGGCCTGCTACTCAACCAAGCCGAAGTCCGACATCAATACGATCGATACAATCGCAGTGAGGAATTAGATACCGACACTCAGGCCATTTTGGGTGCACTGCTCGACTCGATTGAGTCCCCGATCTTGGCGAACAATCAACCCCCAACAAAAAAGACTGATTGA
- the argH gene encoding argininosuccinate lyase — protein MSSPSRSGVFEQSVDRRVEQFTESVSFDHRLYRHDIEGSKAHARMLAKVGILSDEECGRIEQTLSDIQGEIDRSELPLRIELEDIHMHVEQALIDRLGDIGRKLHTGRSRNDQVSTDLRLWSRESIDQMDQHLAALQRSFVARCEKDRDVILPAYTHMQRAQPVLAPHYWLAYCEKFQRDRERLADCRKRVNRNSLGAAALAGTTLPIDRDYVAEQLGFEVVAANSLDVSSDRDFVIELAFVLTLIAEHLSGWAEEWILWSTAEFHFLTLPQQFCTGSSIMPQKINPDVLELIRGKTARVVGNLQSLLVLIKGLPLAYNRDLQEDKLPLFDSVDTVSSCLELAAPMVQDAELNEEEIASGLDRGYLDATTLMEFMIQNGVPQRTAHHLVGELVGAAIQQRIPLISLSADEFKSAHPVLDERVFKVLGVDNAIKAFRSYGSTAPTEVAKQVQNWRQTLGM, from the coding sequence GTGTCCAGTCCCTCCCGTAGTGGTGTCTTTGAACAATCGGTCGATCGACGCGTTGAGCAATTCACCGAGAGCGTCAGTTTTGATCATCGGCTCTATCGACATGACATCGAGGGCTCCAAGGCACACGCTCGGATGCTCGCCAAAGTGGGTATTCTGAGCGATGAAGAATGCGGTCGGATTGAGCAGACGCTGAGCGATATTCAGGGGGAAATTGATCGGAGTGAACTGCCACTGCGAATTGAGCTTGAAGACATTCACATGCATGTCGAACAGGCTTTGATCGATCGTCTGGGCGATATTGGCCGCAAACTTCACACGGGTCGCAGTCGAAACGACCAAGTTTCTACTGATCTCCGACTTTGGTCGCGAGAGTCGATCGATCAAATGGATCAGCACCTGGCTGCCCTACAGCGATCGTTTGTAGCCCGTTGCGAAAAAGATCGGGACGTGATCCTACCCGCCTACACCCACATGCAGCGTGCTCAGCCTGTGCTTGCGCCCCATTATTGGCTCGCCTATTGCGAAAAATTTCAGCGGGATCGTGAACGGCTGGCAGACTGCCGGAAACGAGTCAATCGCAACAGCCTAGGTGCCGCAGCCTTGGCGGGTACCACTCTGCCCATTGATCGGGATTATGTCGCCGAGCAACTGGGCTTTGAAGTGGTCGCTGCCAACAGTCTCGACGTATCCAGTGATCGCGACTTTGTGATCGAATTGGCGTTTGTCCTCACCCTAATCGCCGAACACTTAAGTGGCTGGGCTGAAGAGTGGATTCTTTGGTCGACGGCCGAGTTTCATTTTTTGACGCTGCCTCAGCAATTCTGTACGGGTTCGTCGATCATGCCCCAAAAGATCAATCCAGACGTTTTGGAATTGATCCGCGGAAAGACGGCACGGGTGGTCGGTAATCTCCAATCGCTGCTGGTGCTGATCAAAGGTCTGCCATTGGCCTACAACCGAGATCTGCAGGAAGACAAGCTACCCTTGTTCGACTCCGTCGATACGGTCTCCAGCTGCTTGGAATTAGCGGCCCCCATGGTGCAGGATGCGGAGCTGAATGAAGAGGAAATAGCAAGTGGTTTGGATCGCGGCTATTTGGACGCGACCACCTTAATGGAGTTCATGATACAGAACGGAGTGCCCCAAAGGACCGCTCACCATTTGGTCGGTGAGCTCGTGGGTGCCGCAATTCAACAACGAATTCCGTTGATCAGCCTTTCAGCGGATGAGTTCAAGTCGGCACACCCCGTCCTCGACGAACGCGTTTTCAAGGTGCTTGGCGTTGACAACGCCATCAAAGCATTTCGCAGTTACGGATCAACGGCACCAACGGAAGTTGCTAAACAAGTGCAAAATTGGCGACAGACACTCGGCATGTAA